One Candidatus Micrarchaeia archaeon DNA segment encodes these proteins:
- a CDS encoding ParB/RepB/Spo0J family partition protein codes for MSVPINQVVKLGVVDVEIRLIKGNPYQTRLHIEAEPLKVLTRSIRERGLFSPITILEDGKGGFIVIHGHRRLAACRRLRWKTIPAFVKKRSQQNDLITDLIHENLVREDLSVQEKALTIRLLFSKIESVKNDVDAIISVITAGKLFKTRHPSGEGYNPRNAKFTGSDVFYGMKLLKSIGMSENNAIAYLTVLKLPEKIQARVSFNVHNDQGQDVGSHGRISIKMASALARVDDAAYRDWLFKRAMEGCSARHVDALVNNYKSKVLQGEWKGFVKQFHNSSQLTKYDENLLMELSAKCENLRKSLSTFRATHLDCLDEVMEKEVFTASAADLRVELRNLDETLKQRLKARGYSCVENRKGNEAFEMSAKEMEGKGYVRGTIPRKILQELGYGPGSLVAGDTFQVKIVGIKKALTRRGRTSARRSRSCGA; via the coding sequence GGCGTGGTGGACGTCGAAATCCGCTTGATTAAGGGGAACCCTTACCAGACGCGTTTGCACATCGAAGCGGAACCGTTGAAGGTTTTGACTCGTTCTATTCGGGAGCGGGGCCTTTTCAGTCCCATTACCATCCTGGAGGACGGGAAAGGGGGATTCATCGTCATACATGGGCATAGGCGGCTTGCTGCGTGCAGGAGGTTGAGGTGGAAAACGATTCCGGCTTTCGTGAAGAAGCGGTCCCAGCAAAACGATTTGATTACGGACTTGATTCACGAGAACCTCGTCCGGGAAGATTTGTCAGTGCAAGAGAAAGCGCTCACAATTCGCCTCTTGTTCTCCAAGATAGAGAGTGTGAAGAACGACGTGGACGCAATCATTTCCGTTATTACCGCAGGAAAATTGTTTAAAACTCGCCATCCTTCCGGCGAGGGATACAACCCGAGGAACGCGAAGTTCACGGGCAGCGACGTATTTTACGGGATGAAGTTGTTGAAGTCCATCGGAATGTCGGAAAACAATGCCATAGCTTATTTGACTGTGCTGAAGCTTCCCGAAAAAATTCAGGCCCGCGTTTCCTTCAACGTGCACAACGACCAAGGCCAGGACGTCGGCTCGCATGGACGGATTTCGATTAAGATGGCGTCAGCGCTCGCCCGGGTGGATGATGCCGCGTATCGGGATTGGTTGTTCAAGCGTGCGATGGAGGGATGCAGCGCGAGGCACGTTGACGCGTTGGTGAACAATTACAAGTCCAAGGTCCTCCAGGGGGAGTGGAAGGGCTTCGTGAAGCAGTTCCACAATTCCTCGCAGCTGACAAAATATGACGAGAATTTGCTGATGGAGCTCTCCGCGAAGTGCGAGAACTTGCGGAAAAGCTTGTCAACGTTTCGGGCGACGCACCTCGATTGTTTGGATGAAGTCATGGAAAAGGAAGTCTTCACGGCTTCCGCGGCCGACTTGCGCGTGGAGCTGCGCAACCTGGATGAAACATTGAAGCAGCGCCTTAAAGCCAGAGGATATTCTTGCGTCGAGAACCGTAAAGGCAACGAAGCGTTCGAAATGTCCGCCAAGGAAATGGAAGGGAAGGGCTATGTTCGAGGCACTATTCCAAGAAAAATTTTGCAGGAGCTCGGCTACGGCCCGGGTTCACTAGTCGCTGGGGACACGTTCCAAGTCAAAATAGTCGGAATAAAAAAGGCGCTAACACGACGAGGCCGCACGTCGGCGCGAAGGTCACGTTCATGCGGTGCTTGA